Sequence from the Streptomyces sp. NBC_00358 genome:
AAGGGAAAGCCGTGGCAGAGCCGTTTTCCGTCCCCGTGACCGTTCGCGGGTACGAGACCGATGTGCAGGGGCATCTCAACCAGAGCGTGTACCTGCAGTACGCCGAGCACGGCCGCTGGTCCCTGCTGCACGCCTCGGGGATCAGCCAGGCGAAGCTGGCCGAGCGGCGCGTCGGCCCTGTCGTGCTGGAGACGACCATCCGCTACCGGCGCGAACTGCTCGCCGGCGACGAGGTCGAGGTGACGTGCGCCTTCGTCTGGGGTGAGGGCAGGAGCTTCCGCGTCGAGCAGACCATCCGGAAGACGGACGGCACGGTGGCCGCCGAGATCACGGCGGTCTGCGGTCTGATGGACCTCACGGAGCGCCGTCTGGTGTCCGGCCCGCGGGAGGCCCTCAAGTCGCTGGCCACCGACACGGGACCCTTCGAGCTCTGATCCCTTCGGACCGGCCCGAGCGGCGGCCTACGCGTCCGACTCCGGCCGGTGCGACCTCCTCGCAGCGCAGGTTCGCCGCCCTGAACACGCCGTTCCACCGGTCCGGGGCCATCGGCAGGCCCTGCGACGCCGACGGAAGGTGGTGGCTGCGCGACCTCCTGGGTCCCGGGCCGTCAGCGGCCGTGGACGGAGCCCTGGGTGTTCTTCGGCTGGACGTACGGCTTGCCCTGGGGCGCCGTGCTGGTCGACTGCTGGGCGACACCCGGTGCGGGGTTCATCGCCGCGAAGTGCGCCACTTGGGACCTGGCCTTCTCCCTGCGGACCTGTGTGGCGTCCCCGATCAGGGCATCCATACCCGCGATGAACTGTCCCCGGTACTTGTTCTTGAGATCGGTCAGATCGGTGCGGTTGGCCGCCCGGGCGTCCGGTTCGAGCTCTGCGGGGCCGAGCCGCGGGCTACCGTCGGGGCTGACGCTGGGGGACTGCTTGAACGGCTGCGCCGCGTCGATGACATGGGCGAAGTCGATGAGCTTGGCGTCCACCACCTGCTCGCCCTCCTTCGTGCCGGTGACCGAGAACACGCTGGAGGCGATGAAGCCGATGTCGGAGTTGTTCGCCGCGGTCCTGATGTCCTGCATCTTGGTGATCAGCTGGTCCCAGACCGCTGGATCCTCCGAGAACTTGCTCAGGATGCTCTGTGACTGCAAGGCGGTGATCAGTCGGCTCCCGCCCGCGTCGGTGCCGCCGACCGCACGCCAGCCGCGGAACGTCGAGCCGGTGGCCGGGTCTACGCCGATGGCGAACTTCAGGGCCTTGGTCCCGGCCGCCCACCTGCCTTTGTCGTGCTGTTCGACGTTCTCGCGGTAGCTCGTAGTCGACTTCCCGATCTTGGTGTCGAGGGTCTTCGAGTCATCCAGGCCCGAGGTGATGTTCTCGATGTAGATGTTCTGGCGGTCGTCGAGGCCGTCGAGCTGCGCCGAGGACAGACTGTGACCCAGCCTGGCGCGAACCTCGTCCGCCGTGTACGACGCCGGGACGACCGGCGTGAAGTGCGGGTACGCGGCGGCGCGTACCCGTTCGTAGAACTCGTTCTCCACGGAGCCCTGCGGGGCTCCCTTCTGCAGAATCTCGCCGTTCGGTCCGAGCGGTGTGATGCCGCCGTGCCCGCCCTGGTTGACGTTCCGTTCCGGCGACGGTGACGTGGACCTCCTGCCTTCTCGAAGGGCGCTGCGCTCCGCCTCGTCGTCGGAGGGGTACGAGATCTCGTTCGTGGTGTCAGCGGGTGTCGCCATGCGTGTCTCCTGCTCTCATCGAGTGCGCCTGCCGAGCGCCTTCGAAGAGGGACAACGGTCAGGGGGAGGAACAGGGTTCAATGCCCGGCGATTCGGGGGCGGGCCGGGATGCGCCGAATCGGGGTGGGCCGAACCGGGAGGACCGTTCTGCATGTGGTGCGTTCACGGTTGCCCCGGATCTGTGAATTCGCCTGGCAGGGCGATTAGTTGAGGGCTGAACGCACGCTCGGCGTACTGGGGAGGGAATGGCCATGGCACCGGTGCTCGTCGGACGTGATGGTCTGCCGGCGGGAGAGCGCATCCCGATCGTCGACACCCGGGTCACGTTCGCGCGCAACGCGGGGAACACGGTCGTCATCGCCGGCCTGAGCGTCTCCCGGTTCCACGCGGAGATCGTCTTCGACCAGGCCGCGGGGTACGTCCTGCCGCCCACCCTTTCATGCTGCCCGAAGTTCCGCCGGCAGGCTCGGCGATCTGGTGGGCCGCAAGCGGATGTTCACCGCCGGGCTCGCCGTGTTCACCGCGGCCTCCGTCCTGTGCGGGGTCACCGACGGGCAGGGCGTGCCGGTCGCGGCCCGCGCCGTTCAGCGGGTCGGCGGGGCGATGACCGCGGCCGTCGTGCTCGGCATGCTGGTGGCGCTCTTCCCCGAGCCCCTGAGCCCCAACTCCCCTTCCTCCAACGGGTATACGCCGTCCGAGATCTCTGGTAGGAAACTTTCCTAACAGTACGCGGCAGCATCACTCCCCCATCGGAGGTACCGTGCACACCCCCCACATAGGCACTTCGCGGCGCACCTTGCTCACCCTGATCGGAGCCTCGTTGGTGGCAGGCCCCCTGATCGCCACCCAGAGCGCGACCGCGGCCGCGGTCGGCCTGGACGACCCGGCGAAGAAGGAGATCGCCATGAAGCTGGTCTCCAGCGCGGAGAACTCCTCGCTGGACTGGAAGGCGCAGTACAAGTACATCGAGGACATCGGCGACGGGCGCGGCTACACCGCCGGGATCATCGGCTTCTGCTCGGGCACCCACGACATGCTCGACCTGGTCGAGCTGTACACCCAGCGCAAGCCCGGCAACGTCCTGGCGAAGTACCTGCCCGCGCTGCGCCAGGTCGACGGCAGCGACTCCCACGAGGGCCTGGACCCCGGCTTCCCCGCCGACTGGCGCAAGGCCGCCCAGGACACGGTGTTCCAGCAGGCCCAGAACGACGAGCGCGACCGTGTCTACTTCAACCCCGCCGTACGGCAGGGCAAGGCCGACGGCATCGGCGCCCTCGGTCAGTTCACGTACTACGACGCCATCGTGATGCACGGCGACGGCGGCGACAGCACCAGCTTCAGCAACATCCGGCGGCGCGCGCTGGCGAAGGCCAGGACGCCGGCCCAGGGCGGCGACGAGGTGACGTATCTGAACGCCTTCCTCGACGCCCGGGTGTGGGCGATGAAGCAGGAGGAGGCCCACTCGGACACCACCCGGGTCGACACCGAGCAGCGGGTCTTCGTGCGCAACCGGAACCTGAACCTGGACACACCGCTGGACTGGAAGGTCTACGGCGACAGTTACCACATCGGCTGAGAGGTGCGGCAGGGCGGCGGGCGCGGCACGGTTCTCGTGCCGCGCCCGCCGTGCGTCCGGTCCGGTCAGTGGGCCGGCACCGCCTTGAGGTCCTCGCCCGCCTCCATGGGGTGCGTCACCTCACCGGCGTTCTCGCGTCCTCTGCCGAGGTGGTTGAAGACGAGGTTGAGGGCGACGGCCGCGACGCAGCCCGTCGAGATGCCGGAGTCGAGGACGATCCGTACGTTCTGGGGGAACGCGTGGTAGAACTCGGGCGCGGTGATCGGGATGATGCCGACGGCGAGCGAGACGGCCACGATCAGCATGTTGTTGTCCTTCTCCAGACCCGCCCTGACCAGCGTCTGGATACCGCTGGCCGCGACCGAGCCGAAGAGGACGACACCCGCCCCGCCGAGCACCGGACGCGGTACGACGGCGATCAGTGACGCGGCCATCGGGCACAGCCCCATCAGCACCAGGAAGCCGCCGCCGGTGGCGACGACGTACCGGCTGCGGATCCTCGTCATCGCGACGAGGCCGATGTTCTGGGCGAAGGCGCTGCACATGAAGCCGTTGAAGAGCGGGCTCAGCGCCGAGCCGAGGGTGTCGGCGCGCAGTCCGGCCGCGATGGTCCGCTCGTCCGCGGGGCGCTCCACGATCTCGCCCAACGCCAGCATGTCCGCGGTCGATTCGGTCATCGAGACGACCATCACCACACAGAGCGAGAGGATCGCCGCGAGCTGGAACTGCGGGGCGCCGAAGTGGAACGGCGTCGGGAAGCCGACCACGTCCGCGTCGGCCACCGGCCCGAAGTCCGTGACGCCGAAGGGGATCGCCACGAGCGTGCCGATGACCAGGCCGAGCAGGACAGCGATCTGCTTGACGAAGCCGCGGGTGAATCGGCGCAGCAGCAGGACGACGACGAGGGTCGCCGCGGCGAGCCCCAGGGAGGTCCGTGAACCGTAGTCGTCCGCGGCGGGGTCCGGGCCCTGCGCCCAGCCGAAGGCGACCGGCAGCAGCGAGATGCCGATGAGCGTGATCACGCTGCCGGTGACGACGGGCGGGAAGAAGCGGACGGCCTTGCTGAAGTAGGGGGCCGCGACGAATCCGAGGACACCGGCGACGACGACCGCGCCGAAGATGACCGGCAGGGCGTCGCTCTTGTCCCGCACGGAGGCGGCGACCGCCGTCATCGGGGCGACCCCGGCGAAGGTGACGCCGTTGACGAACGGCAGCCGGGCCCCGATCTTCCAGAATCCGAGGGTCTGCAGGAAGGTGGCGAGACCCGCGGTGAACAGGCAGGCGCCGGTGAGGAAGGTGAGTTCGCCGGCGGAGAGGCCGACCGCGGCGCCGACGATCAGGGGCGGCGCGACGACTCCCGCGTACATGGCCGCCACGTGCTGCAGGCCGCTGGCCGCCATCCTCAGGGCGGGCAGTCTCTCGTCAACCGGGTGTGTCGAAGCGCCAGTTGCTGCACTTGTTCCAGTTGTCGTGGTTGCTCCAGTTGTTGCGGTTGTTCCAGTCGCTCTCGTTGATCCGGTTGGTCGTGCATCGGTGCTGGGCTCGGGCTGAGCGGCCACGGCGGCTCCTCCGGTCGGGTACACGTCGCCGTCGACGTGGGTGTCAGGGAGGTGATGCGCGGTCGTGCGGGACCGGGACGACGACCGTCGCGCGGACCTGGCGTCCACGCGACGGGGACCGTTCCGGGGCGCGCACGTCCATGCGCGCCCCGGATGCGGCCGCCGTGGACCCCGCTCGGGTCCACGGCCACCGGCCGAGGGCCGTCCCCCTCGGCCGGAGGTCTTCGGTTGTCAGGCCCGCGCGGCGATCCGCGCCAGGCGCTGGGCCTCGTCGCGCGTGGAGCGGGCGATGGCGTCCTCGTCGACGTTGAGGAGCCGGCTGTTCTCGACGACCGGCTTTCCGTCGACGAGCGAGAGGGTGACCGGCGCGGCCGCGCCGAAGACGAGCGCCGTCACCGGGTCGGCGATCGAGGCGTGCGCCAGGGTGTCCAGCTTCCACAGCACGAGGTCGGCGAGCTTGCCCGCCTCCAGGGAGCCGATCTGGCTCGCGCGGCCCAGGACCTGGGCCCCGCCGTAGGTGCCCAGGCGCAGCGCCTGACGGGCGTTCAGGGCGGTCTCGCGGTGGGCGCCCAGCCGGTTGATGAGCAGGGCGTTGCGCAGTTCGGTGTGGAGTTCGCCGGATTCGTTCGACGCGGTGCCGTCGACACCGAGGCCGACCGGGACGC
This genomic interval carries:
- a CDS encoding chitosanase is translated as MHTPHIGTSRRTLLTLIGASLVAGPLIATQSATAAAVGLDDPAKKEIAMKLVSSAENSSLDWKAQYKYIEDIGDGRGYTAGIIGFCSGTHDMLDLVELYTQRKPGNVLAKYLPALRQVDGSDSHEGLDPGFPADWRKAAQDTVFQQAQNDERDRVYFNPAVRQGKADGIGALGQFTYYDAIVMHGDGGDSTSFSNIRRRALAKARTPAQGGDEVTYLNAFLDARVWAMKQEEAHSDTTRVDTEQRVFVRNRNLNLDTPLDWKVYGDSYHIG
- a CDS encoding nucleobase:cation symporter-2 family protein, whose amino-acid sequence is MAASGLQHVAAMYAGVVAPPLIVGAAVGLSAGELTFLTGACLFTAGLATFLQTLGFWKIGARLPFVNGVTFAGVAPMTAVAASVRDKSDALPVIFGAVVVAGVLGFVAAPYFSKAVRFFPPVVTGSVITLIGISLLPVAFGWAQGPDPAADDYGSRTSLGLAAATLVVVLLLRRFTRGFVKQIAVLLGLVIGTLVAIPFGVTDFGPVADADVVGFPTPFHFGAPQFQLAAILSLCVVMVVSMTESTADMLALGEIVERPADERTIAAGLRADTLGSALSPLFNGFMCSAFAQNIGLVAMTRIRSRYVVATGGGFLVLMGLCPMAASLIAVVPRPVLGGAGVVLFGSVAASGIQTLVRAGLEKDNNMLIVAVSLAVGIIPITAPEFYHAFPQNVRIVLDSGISTGCVAAVALNLVFNHLGRGRENAGEVTHPMEAGEDLKAVPAH
- a CDS encoding inositol polyphosphate kinase family protein; its protein translation is MATPADTTNEISYPSDDEAERSALREGRRSTSPSPERNVNQGGHGGITPLGPNGEILQKGAPQGSVENEFYERVRAAAYPHFTPVVPASYTADEVRARLGHSLSSAQLDGLDDRQNIYIENITSGLDDSKTLDTKIGKSTTSYRENVEQHDKGRWAAGTKALKFAIGVDPATGSTFRGWRAVGGTDAGGSRLITALQSQSILSKFSEDPAVWDQLITKMQDIRTAANNSDIGFIASSVFSVTGTKEGEQVVDAKLIDFAHVIDAAQPFKQSPSVSPDGSPRLGPAELEPDARAANRTDLTDLKNKYRGQFIAGMDALIGDATQVRREKARSQVAHFAAMNPAPGVAQQSTSTAPQGKPYVQPKNTQGSVHGR
- a CDS encoding acyl-CoA thioesterase, translated to MAEPFSVPVTVRGYETDVQGHLNQSVYLQYAEHGRWSLLHASGISQAKLAERRVGPVVLETTIRYRRELLAGDEVEVTCAFVWGEGRSFRVEQTIRKTDGTVAAEITAVCGLMDLTERRLVSGPREALKSLATDTGPFEL